The following are encoded in a window of Desulfopila inferna genomic DNA:
- a CDS encoding beta-ketoacyl-ACP synthase III: MARIVISGSGVYTPPLCISNKELVDSFNTYVHNFNAEHDADIAAGVCEPLQQSSVEFIEKASGIKSRYVIDRDGILDPERMCPSLPERGRDQSSIQCDMSVAAARQAMEQASKNAADIDAVIVSCSNMERPYPAIAVEVQEALGIEGFAFDMNIACSSATFAIQTAVDSIFRGNARAILVINPEICSAHLNFRDRDSHFIFGDVCTAVLLEREDCCSAANVFEVVGTKLSTTYSTNIYNGFGFLNRTMREKPEAAKLFRQEGRKVFKEVVPMATEFIRSHLAEHGIAPDDLRRVWLHQANLNMNQLICRKLLGREISEDLTPTILDTYANTASAGSIICYHKYHEDLKDQDLGIICSFGAGYSVGNVIVRRITVEKK; this comes from the coding sequence ATGGCAAGAATCGTGATCAGCGGGTCTGGAGTGTATACACCTCCATTATGTATTTCCAACAAGGAGTTGGTCGACTCCTTTAACACATATGTGCACAACTTCAATGCAGAGCATGATGCCGATATTGCCGCGGGCGTGTGTGAGCCGCTGCAACAGTCCAGTGTCGAATTTATAGAAAAAGCATCTGGTATCAAGAGCCGCTATGTGATCGATCGTGACGGTATTCTGGACCCGGAGCGTATGTGCCCGAGCTTGCCGGAGAGGGGGCGCGATCAGAGCTCCATTCAATGCGACATGAGTGTTGCTGCAGCCCGTCAGGCCATGGAACAAGCCTCTAAAAATGCCGCCGACATCGATGCCGTCATTGTCTCCTGCTCCAATATGGAAAGGCCCTATCCTGCAATTGCAGTTGAGGTGCAGGAGGCTCTGGGGATAGAGGGTTTTGCCTTTGACATGAACATCGCCTGCTCCTCAGCCACCTTTGCCATCCAAACGGCTGTAGATTCAATCTTCAGGGGAAATGCCAGGGCTATTCTGGTTATTAATCCGGAGATCTGCTCAGCCCATCTCAATTTTCGTGATCGCGACAGTCATTTCATCTTCGGAGATGTCTGTACAGCCGTACTGCTTGAACGGGAAGACTGCTGCAGCGCCGCCAACGTTTTCGAAGTAGTGGGAACCAAACTTTCCACAACCTACTCGACTAATATCTACAACGGTTTCGGCTTTCTCAATCGTACCATGCGGGAGAAGCCCGAGGCGGCAAAGCTTTTCAGGCAGGAGGGCAGGAAGGTGTTCAAGGAAGTTGTCCCCATGGCTACCGAGTTTATCCGATCCCACCTTGCCGAGCATGGTATTGCCCCCGATGATCTGAGACGTGTCTGGCTCCATCAGGCCAATCTTAACATGAATCAGCTGATATGCCGGAAACTGCTGGGCCGCGAAATCTCGGAAGATCTTACCCCCACCATACTCGACACCTATGCCAATACTGCCTCTGCAGGTTCGATCATCTGCTACCATAAGTACCATGAAGATCTCAAGGACCAGGATCTCGGTATCATTTGCTCCTTCGGCGCCGGGTATTCAGTTGGGAATGTCATCGTACGCCGGATCACCGTGGAGAAAAAGTGA
- a CDS encoding radical SAM/SPASM domain-containing protein → MEFEPKWIAWEITRRCNLSCVHCRSSSDPEVASHPDFTYEQAVRVLDDIASYASPVVVLSGGEPLLRPDVFDIARYGTGKGLRMCLATNGTLVTEETCKNILDADIKMVSLSLDGATAATHDNFRNQQGAFAGTMEAIRLFNEKNIPFLVNSSFTLRNRHELADIYKLVKGLGATAWYMFMIVPTGRGEDIMEELIPDDIYEEILDWHYEVEKQENDLLMRPTCAPHYYRLVREKAREEGNTFKRRNLKFSTGGSKGCLAGQLICLIDVDGEVLPCSYFPKSAGNIFELGLKEIWENSQLFLSLRDFKSYKDNCGQCEYVNVCGGCRARAYAVSGDYLAQEPYCSYIPVKLRHKERL, encoded by the coding sequence ATGGAATTTGAACCGAAATGGATTGCCTGGGAAATCACCCGGCGCTGTAATCTCAGCTGTGTGCACTGCCGGTCATCCTCAGATCCGGAGGTAGCCTCTCACCCTGATTTCACCTATGAACAGGCGGTCCGGGTGCTCGATGATATAGCCTCATATGCCAGTCCGGTTGTGGTTTTATCCGGCGGCGAACCGTTGCTTCGCCCGGATGTCTTCGATATCGCCCGCTACGGCACCGGTAAAGGGCTGCGCATGTGTCTGGCAACCAACGGCACCCTGGTAACAGAAGAAACCTGCAAAAACATACTGGACGCTGATATCAAAATGGTATCGCTCAGTCTCGATGGCGCCACAGCGGCAACGCATGACAATTTCCGCAATCAGCAGGGAGCTTTCGCCGGCACCATGGAAGCGATCCGGCTTTTCAATGAAAAAAACATTCCGTTCCTGGTCAACTCCTCGTTCACCCTGCGCAACCGCCACGAGCTAGCCGACATCTACAAGCTGGTCAAAGGGCTCGGCGCCACGGCCTGGTATATGTTCATGATAGTTCCCACCGGCCGCGGTGAAGATATCATGGAGGAACTCATCCCTGATGATATATACGAAGAGATTCTCGACTGGCACTATGAGGTGGAAAAACAGGAGAACGACCTGTTGATGCGTCCGACCTGCGCTCCTCATTATTACCGGCTGGTTCGGGAAAAGGCCCGGGAAGAAGGCAATACCTTCAAACGCAGGAATCTGAAGTTCTCCACCGGCGGGTCAAAGGGATGTCTTGCCGGTCAGCTCATTTGTCTGATCGATGTTGACGGCGAGGTACTGCCATGCTCCTACTTTCCCAAGTCCGCCGGCAATATCTTTGAGCTGGGACTCAAGGAGATATGGGAAAATTCGCAACTGTTTTTGAGTCTGCGGGATTTTAAATCCTATAAGGATAATTGCGGCCAGTGCGAATACGTCAACGTTTGCGGAGGCTGCAGAGCAAGGGCCTATGCCGTCAGTGGAGATTATCTGGCTCAGGAACCCTACTGCAGTTATATTCCTGTAAAATTACGCCATAAAGAGCGCCTTTAA
- the hemE gene encoding uroporphyrinogen decarboxylase, which yields MNDTFLKACRGEKTDYTPIWMMRQAGRYLPEYQKVRGKVTFLELCKNPELCVEVTLQPIDILNMDAAIMFSDILIPMEAMGAPLEFHEGKGPVFPESIRSKADLDRLIVADPYEKTGFVMETIKLLRRELKVPLIGFAGAPFTCATYLIEGGSSKFFWETKKMMFTNPALFHEVMEKITQTTTRYMLAQAEAGAQALQLFDSWAGILAPCDFEEFALPYATRIIADLKKTGVPLIYFANNGATLLDLSVTTDADVIGLDWRINIGEAIRKVGKKAVQGNLDPIALLLPRDELRRRIQQLLKGAEGAFGHIFNLGHGIHQFTPPDQARYAVEYVHELSAR from the coding sequence ATGAACGATACCTTTCTTAAAGCATGCCGCGGCGAAAAAACCGACTACACACCCATCTGGATGATGCGCCAGGCAGGCCGCTACCTTCCGGAATACCAGAAAGTGAGAGGTAAGGTCACTTTTCTTGAGCTCTGCAAAAATCCGGAACTCTGTGTTGAAGTCACTCTGCAACCCATAGATATTCTGAATATGGATGCGGCAATCATGTTTTCCGACATCCTTATTCCCATGGAAGCCATGGGAGCACCGCTTGAGTTCCATGAGGGAAAAGGACCGGTTTTTCCTGAGTCAATACGCAGCAAAGCCGATCTTGACCGGCTCATCGTTGCCGATCCTTATGAAAAAACAGGATTCGTAATGGAGACCATCAAGCTGCTGCGCAGGGAACTCAAGGTGCCGCTGATCGGTTTTGCCGGGGCACCGTTCACCTGCGCCACTTACCTGATAGAAGGCGGTTCTTCCAAGTTTTTCTGGGAGACCAAAAAAATGATGTTTACCAACCCCGCACTCTTCCATGAGGTTATGGAAAAGATAACCCAGACAACAACCAGGTACATGCTGGCCCAGGCTGAGGCGGGAGCGCAGGCCCTGCAGCTTTTCGACTCCTGGGCAGGAATTCTGGCACCCTGTGATTTTGAAGAGTTTGCCTTACCCTATGCTACCAGAATAATTGCTGATCTCAAGAAGACAGGTGTACCTCTGATCTATTTCGCCAACAATGGGGCGACCCTGCTCGATCTTTCGGTGACCACGGACGCGGATGTTATCGGTCTCGACTGGCGCATCAATATTGGTGAGGCCATCAGGAAGGTCGGCAAAAAAGCCGTGCAGGGCAATCTCGATCCAATAGCTCTGCTTCTCCCCAGAGATGAATTGCGCCGTAGAATCCAGCAGCTGCTGAAAGGTGCGGAGGGCGCTTTTGGCCATATATTTAATCTGGGCCACGGCATCCACCAATTCACTCCCCCCGACCAGGCCAGATATGCCGTGGAATATGTTCATGAACTCAGCGCCCGGTAA
- a CDS encoding HDIG domain-containing metalloprotein: protein MLSNIRDHSMVVARVSETVLSKIANHSGCKNIPERELVIAGALLHDIAKTPCLHGNCDHALAGGEICERLDFPAVAEIVREHVRLSHFAGKRYKKGFFEAKEIIYYSDKRVVHDQIVSLVERLDYILERYGNNDPIRHRIIRENFSQCQDLEVWLCRAAGCSSSELLKDINILSYSSEQ from the coding sequence ATGCTGTCGAACATTCGCGATCATTCCATGGTGGTGGCTCGTGTCTCGGAAACAGTGCTCTCCAAAATCGCTAATCACAGTGGCTGTAAAAATATACCGGAACGGGAGCTTGTCATTGCAGGGGCACTCTTGCACGATATTGCCAAAACTCCCTGCCTGCACGGCAATTGTGATCACGCTCTGGCAGGTGGGGAGATCTGTGAACGTCTCGACTTCCCCGCAGTCGCCGAAATTGTCAGAGAGCATGTCCGCCTTTCACATTTTGCCGGAAAAAGATATAAAAAAGGTTTTTTCGAGGCCAAGGAGATTATCTACTATTCCGACAAACGAGTAGTGCATGACCAGATAGTCAGTCTGGTGGAAAGGCTTGATTATATCCTGGAGCGATACGGCAACAATGATCCCATCCGGCACAGGATTATTCGCGAGAACTTCAGCCAATGCCAGGATCTTGAAGTCTGGCTGTGCCGGGCCGCGGGTTGCAGTTCCTCAGAACTGCTGAAGGATATCAATATCCTTTCCTATTCCTCCGAGCAATGA
- a CDS encoding MBL fold metallo-hydrolase, which produces MKITFLGTGEACDISRRNTSLLIEDGEQHHLLDCGFSSAHGYFGHEPDTPLTTIWISHFHGDHFFGVPQLLVYMYMQKREEQLTILSGIDCKDKIYSALDLAYPGLSDKLRFPLRFLQVRPEEPLTCNNLSWESAAVNHSQPAFAVRITSCGHSLYYSGDGKPTAEAVKLIQGCDLVVHEAFSLIPGKPTHSSAEECLLLAERLSIPRLALLHINRKDRRQLRDMATPLQPPAATRLIIAEDDEQLIL; this is translated from the coding sequence ATGAAGATCACCTTTCTCGGTACGGGAGAAGCCTGCGACATCTCCCGCCGCAACACTTCGCTTCTTATCGAGGATGGGGAGCAACACCACCTACTGGATTGCGGCTTCAGCAGCGCCCATGGTTATTTCGGCCATGAACCTGATACCCCTCTGACCACAATATGGATCTCTCATTTTCATGGGGATCATTTTTTTGGCGTTCCTCAGCTCCTGGTATACATGTACATGCAAAAAAGAGAGGAACAACTGACCATTCTCAGCGGTATTGACTGCAAAGACAAAATCTATTCAGCATTGGATCTGGCCTATCCCGGACTTTCGGACAAGCTTCGCTTTCCTCTCCGCTTTCTTCAGGTGAGGCCCGAAGAACCGCTAACATGTAATAATCTTTCATGGGAATCCGCAGCTGTCAACCATTCGCAGCCGGCCTTTGCGGTACGAATTACCTCTTGCGGGCATTCGCTTTATTACAGCGGAGACGGTAAGCCGACCGCGGAAGCGGTCAAATTAATACAGGGATGCGATCTGGTGGTCCATGAAGCCTTTTCGCTCATCCCCGGCAAACCAACACATTCATCCGCTGAGGAGTGCCTGCTTCTTGCCGAGCGACTCTCAATTCCCCGACTTGCCCTTCTCCATATAAACCGCAAAGATCGCCGACAGCTCAGAGATATGGCAACTCCGCTCCAGCCGCCCGCTGCCACCAGATTGATCATTGCTGAAGACGATGAGCAGCTTATCCTTTAG